A part of Salvelinus alpinus chromosome 5, SLU_Salpinus.1, whole genome shotgun sequence genomic DNA contains:
- the LOC139577370 gene encoding threonine--tRNA ligase 1, cytoplasmic-like, translating to MSEKSMAEQMKELKVDEGKKGGGGKDGEKKKKKAAAGDAGGKTELSPPPGYMEERLSLYTRLKEEHDALMAERAEKDSKPIKVTLPDGKVVEAESWKTTPYQVAAGIR from the exons ATGTCGGAAAAGAGCATGGCGGAGCAAATGAAGGAGTTGAAAGTTGACGAAGGGAAAAAG GGAGGAGGAGGCAaagatggagagaagaagaagaagaaggctgCAGCGGGAGACGCTGGTGGGAAGACAGAG CTGTCCCCTCCTCCTGGGTACATGGAGGAGCGTCTGTCCCTGTACACCAGACTGAAGGAGGAGCATGATGCTCTGATGGCCGAGAGGGCAGAGAAGGACAGTAAACCCATCAAGGTGACTCTGCCAGATGGGAAGGTGGTGGAGGCTGAGTCCTGGAAGACCACACCCTACCAGGTGGCTGCTGGCATCAGGTGA